In a genomic window of uncultured Methanobrevibacter sp.:
- a CDS encoding zinc-ribbon domain-containing protein codes for MKTCPRCGSILADNEPYCDNCGYDPDFDMDDDDWE; via the coding sequence ATGAAGACATGTCCTCGTTGCGGTTCAATTCTTGCTGATAATGAACCATATTGTGACAATTGTGGCTATGACCCTGATTTTGATATGGATGATGATGACTGGGAGTAG